In one Streptomyces sp. NBC_00597 genomic region, the following are encoded:
- a CDS encoding alpha/beta hydrolase, translated as MARARVNGVDLFYEVVGEGEPLVLVHGSWVDHETWQRVVPRLAQSFRVLVYDRRGHSRSERPPGRRSRRQDEDDLAALIEMLGAPAHVAGNSFGASTALGLASRRPELLRTLTAHEPPLLSIVGDGDRELRPLMQAMQTALDGVVAALGAGERRVGAQRFVDEVVSEPGGWEQVPERFRETFTANAPAFAAEQADPDWSRIDLTRLSGHQGPALLTFGSESPPWFPVIVGKLATALGQARMRTLVGDGHVPHLTHPEHYADALVAFIRSSGRALAG; from the coding sequence ATGGCACGGGCGCGGGTGAACGGAGTGGACCTCTTCTACGAGGTCGTGGGCGAGGGTGAACCCCTGGTCCTGGTCCACGGCTCGTGGGTCGACCACGAAACCTGGCAGCGCGTCGTGCCCCGCCTCGCGCAGTCGTTCCGGGTGCTGGTCTACGACCGGCGCGGCCACAGCCGCAGCGAGCGCCCGCCAGGTCGGCGCAGTCGGCGGCAGGACGAGGACGACCTCGCGGCCCTGATCGAGATGCTCGGCGCCCCGGCCCATGTGGCCGGGAACTCTTTCGGGGCCTCGACCGCGCTCGGCCTCGCCTCCCGCCGCCCCGAGCTGCTGCGCACCCTGACCGCGCACGAGCCCCCGCTCCTGAGCATCGTGGGCGACGGGGACCGGGAACTGCGACCGCTGATGCAGGCCATGCAGACCGCCCTCGACGGGGTCGTCGCGGCTCTGGGGGCAGGTGAGCGTCGGGTCGGCGCGCAGCGGTTCGTGGACGAGGTCGTCAGCGAGCCGGGCGGCTGGGAGCAGGTGCCGGAGCGCTTCCGGGAGACCTTCACCGCCAACGCCCCCGCGTTCGCGGCGGAACAGGCCGACCCGGACTGGTCACGCATCGACCTCACCCGCCTCTCCGGTCATCAGGGCCCCGCCCTGCTGACCTTCGGCAGCGAGAGCCCGCCCTGGTTCCCGGTGATCGTCGGCAAGCTCGCGACCGCGCTCGGCCAGGCGCGGATGCGGACGCTGGTGGGGGACGGACACGTCCCCCACCTCACCCACCCGGAGCACTATGCCGACGCCCTCGTCGCCTTCATCCGCTCCTCGGGCCGGGCCCTGGCCGGGTGA
- a CDS encoding SGNH/GDSL hydrolase family protein encodes MPSRTRSAVVAALALMALTAGPVPATAAPPAAPLDHTALDYTALDYTALGDSYSAGAFVRPWATNDGCGRSASSYPQQTARRLGVRLTDATCSAAEVRAGVLEPQTELSGPPSVPPRNGWAPRPAQIKAVTAATDLVTLGIGGNSVGFIDIIKKCVEQGVAAFGIGSPCSTHYTRGPGAGPLNGRFTALEADFATVLKEIKARAPRAKVAVVGYPAIVADRTGCSFGSWRQLGTVTKGDMSFLDTLERRVNTVLRAQAQRAGAVYVDTYASSTGHGVCAGPEQRWMYGIKDNLTGPGTQSDPPSGLCRMVPGNGEACTVLHPNLRGATHQADLVTRALTGLAARSR; translated from the coding sequence ATGCCATCCCGCACCAGGTCGGCCGTCGTGGCCGCCCTCGCCCTCATGGCCCTCACCGCCGGCCCGGTCCCCGCCACGGCCGCGCCGCCAGCGGCCCCCCTCGACCACACCGCTCTCGACTACACCGCCCTCGACTACACCGCCCTCGGCGACTCCTACAGCGCCGGCGCCTTCGTCCGCCCCTGGGCCACCAATGACGGCTGCGGCCGCTCCGCCTCCAGTTACCCGCAGCAGACCGCCCGCCGTCTGGGCGTGCGCCTGACCGACGCCACGTGTTCCGCCGCCGAGGTCAGAGCCGGGGTCCTGGAGCCGCAGACCGAGCTGAGCGGTCCCCCGTCCGTCCCGCCCCGGAACGGCTGGGCCCCGCGACCGGCCCAGATCAAGGCCGTCACCGCCGCCACCGACCTCGTCACCCTCGGCATCGGGGGCAACTCGGTCGGGTTCATCGACATCATCAAGAAGTGCGTCGAGCAGGGCGTCGCGGCCTTCGGGATCGGCAGCCCCTGTTCCACGCACTACACGCGCGGTCCCGGCGCCGGCCCGCTGAACGGCAGGTTCACCGCCCTGGAGGCGGACTTCGCGACCGTCCTCAAGGAGATCAAGGCCCGCGCACCCCGCGCCAAGGTGGCCGTCGTCGGCTACCCGGCCATCGTCGCGGACCGCACCGGCTGCTCGTTCGGCTCGTGGCGCCAGCTCGGCACCGTCACCAAGGGGGACATGTCCTTCCTCGACACTTTGGAGCGCCGGGTCAACACCGTCCTGCGCGCACAGGCGCAACGCGCGGGCGCGGTCTACGTCGACACGTACGCCTCCAGCACCGGGCACGGCGTATGTGCGGGGCCGGAGCAACGGTGGATGTACGGGATCAAGGACAACCTCACCGGCCCCGGGACCCAGAGCGACCCGCCCTCCGGGCTGTGCCGCATGGTCCCCGGCAACGGGGAGGCGTGCACGGTCCTGCACCCCAACCTCCGCGGCGCCACCCACCAGGCCGACCTGGTCACCCGGGCCCTGACCGGATTGGCGGCCCGCAGCAGATGA
- a CDS encoding helix-turn-helix domain-containing protein: protein MSSSSPQARRGNTRQRIQDVALELFAEQGYEKTSLREIAERLEVTKAALYYHFKTKEDIIISVFEDLTRPIDELIEWAKQQPPTLDTKREVLRRYSEAMAAGAPLYRFMQENQATMRELSIGETVKRRLFTLVELLRTEDGPLADQVRCVSALFTLHAGMMFLQHVEGNPEETRLAALEVATDLITQAHQAS, encoded by the coding sequence ATGTCCAGCAGCAGTCCGCAGGCGCGCCGCGGCAATACGCGCCAGCGCATCCAGGACGTCGCACTGGAGCTCTTCGCCGAGCAGGGGTACGAGAAGACGTCGCTGCGCGAGATCGCGGAGCGGCTGGAGGTCACGAAGGCGGCGCTGTACTACCACTTCAAGACCAAGGAAGACATCATCATCAGCGTCTTCGAGGACCTGACCAGGCCGATCGACGAGCTGATCGAGTGGGCGAAGCAGCAGCCGCCGACCCTGGACACCAAGCGCGAGGTGCTCCGGCGCTACAGCGAGGCGATGGCGGCGGGCGCGCCGCTGTACCGCTTCATGCAGGAGAACCAGGCGACGATGCGGGAACTGAGCATCGGCGAGACGGTCAAGCGCAGGCTGTTCACCCTGGTCGAGCTGCTCCGCACGGAGGACGGACCCCTGGCTGACCAGGTCCGCTGCGTGAGCGCCCTGTTCACCCTGCACGCGGGGATGATGTTCCTCCAGCACGTGGAGGGGAACCCGGAGGAGACGCGACTGGCCGCACTGGAAGTCGCCACCGACCTCATCACGCAGGCCCACCAGGCGTCCTGA